In Dyadobacter subterraneus, a single genomic region encodes these proteins:
- a CDS encoding L-fucose/L-arabinose isomerase family protein, which produces MGNSPSVEKETAAAPIIEKRSPTRPRIGVFGVGYYKYWSQFEGLLDDMLSKQTVFIEKIQNSSYAEVIDFGLVDNVQKAYELVPKLNAANLDLIFCDMLTYATSNTFGVVIRNMQVPIILVALQPDKAMDYSQASTYMQLYNDDICSLPEFAGVAARMGKKVPDMIIGTLYDDPAADAEIEEYCRIAAVLHDLKTSRIGHIGHPIEAMLDMHSDSTMLTAHFGAHIVQCEAHEIVSFYQSADSSQIDPVKERILDFFDTPDPVSDPISKKLRDSDLETAARVTVALEKFIESKQLNGLAYYYEGPENSETRTVMSNLIVGNSLLTGAGFPMCGESDLKTCFAMLIMERLGIGGSFAEFHPVDFKEGFVLVGHDGPHNVAIAEGKPVLRSLIKYHGKPGFGAGVEFKIKEGPITMLSINSTFDGKFKFVIAEGQSVEGPIPPTGNTNTRGFFKPDVRTFLQRWMKEGPTHHFALGVGHHAETIKKIANYLNLEAVIIDNRA; this is translated from the coding sequence ATGGGAAATTCCCCGTCCGTCGAAAAGGAAACCGCAGCCGCTCCTATCATTGAAAAACGCAGTCCGACCCGGCCAAGAATTGGTGTATTCGGCGTTGGATACTATAAGTACTGGAGTCAGTTTGAAGGATTACTGGATGATATGCTTTCCAAACAGACTGTTTTTATTGAAAAGATACAAAACAGCTCTTACGCAGAAGTGATTGATTTCGGATTGGTTGACAATGTGCAGAAGGCCTATGAACTGGTACCTAAATTAAATGCGGCCAATCTTGACCTGATTTTCTGTGATATGCTCACCTATGCAACCTCCAATACTTTTGGCGTCGTGATCAGAAATATGCAGGTTCCTATTATACTGGTGGCTTTGCAGCCCGATAAAGCGATGGATTATTCCCAGGCATCCACCTACATGCAGCTTTACAATGATGATATTTGTTCCCTTCCCGAATTTGCCGGTGTGGCAGCCAGGATGGGAAAAAAAGTACCAGATATGATCATTGGAACTTTGTACGACGATCCGGCCGCAGATGCAGAGATTGAAGAATATTGCAGGATTGCGGCAGTTTTGCATGATTTGAAAACATCCCGGATCGGGCACATCGGGCACCCGATTGAGGCGATGCTGGATATGCATTCAGATTCTACGATGCTTACCGCACATTTCGGCGCGCACATTGTACAGTGTGAGGCACATGAAATTGTTTCGTTTTATCAAAGTGCAGACAGCAGCCAGATTGACCCGGTGAAAGAAAGGATTCTTGATTTTTTTGATACACCAGACCCCGTGTCAGATCCCATTTCCAAAAAATTGAGAGATTCTGACCTGGAAACTGCTGCCAGGGTAACTGTTGCGCTTGAAAAATTCATTGAATCAAAACAGCTCAACGGACTGGCCTATTATTATGAGGGACCGGAAAACAGTGAAACCAGAACGGTCATGTCCAATCTGATCGTGGGCAATTCGCTTTTGACAGGCGCTGGATTTCCCATGTGTGGTGAATCAGATCTGAAAACCTGTTTTGCGATGCTGATCATGGAACGTTTAGGCATAGGCGGTAGCTTTGCCGAATTCCATCCGGTGGATTTCAAAGAAGGCTTTGTGCTGGTCGGTCACGACGGGCCGCACAATGTAGCGATTGCCGAAGGAAAACCAGTTTTAAGAAGTCTTATAAAATACCATGGGAAACCCGGATTTGGCGCAGGCGTTGAATTTAAAATCAAGGAAGGACCTATTACGATGCTGAGTATCAACTCTACTTTTGATGGAAAATTCAAATTTGTTATTGCCGAAGGACAGTCTGTCGAGGGCCCCATACCTCCTACCGGCAACACAAATACGCGTGGATTTTTCAAACCTGACGTGAGAACGTTTCTGCAAAGATGGATGAAAGAAGGGCCTACGCACCATTTCGCTTTGGGGGTCGGGCATCATGCAGAAACAATTAAAAAAATTGCGAATTACCTGAATCTGGAAGCAGTAATAATAGACAACAGAGCGTAA
- a CDS encoding anti-sigma regulatory factor produces the protein MIKETLAIQQERDLVYCRNRVKEIAAKIGMGIVNQTKLITATSEIARNMLTYGGGGIVKIEVVTRGKMEGVQLIFEDKGPGIPDIPKAMQDGFTTGRTLGMGLPGAKRLVNEFAIQSLVGKGTTVKILKWKNG, from the coding sequence ATGATTAAAGAAACCCTGGCTATCCAGCAGGAGCGTGACTTGGTTTATTGCCGTAACCGAGTCAAGGAAATAGCGGCTAAAATAGGTATGGGCATTGTTAACCAGACAAAGCTGATAACTGCGACCAGTGAAATCGCCCGCAATATGCTTACCTATGGTGGTGGCGGCATTGTTAAAATAGAAGTCGTTACAAGAGGAAAAATGGAGGGTGTTCAGCTCATTTTTGAAGATAAGGGGCCGGGCATTCCCGATATTCCCAAGGCGATGCAGGATGGCTTTACAACCGGCCGCACACTTGGGATGGGCCTTCCGGGAGCAAAAAGATTGGTAAATGAGTTTGCAATTCAAAGTTTAGTGGGTAAGGGAACGACTGTGAAAATTTTAAAATGGAAAAATGGATAA
- a CDS encoding MFS transporter, with the protein MKKYSIRWFVVFMVFLATGLSFLDRQVLSIAIIKIQKEFHFSDVQYGWVNTSFLLSYALMFTLGGWLIDKAGAKKGLALAVGMWSVANAFHGLMTNLPQLLTFRFFLGMGEGACFPGAAKTVFDWFDKKERGLANGIAIGGSAIGAVIAPPLTIWISNIYGWRAGFVIPGLAGMAWVLIWLLIPWKKVISAEPGNATPNGPSFLALLSFRQTWVFIMIRFLLDPVMYFMMFWIPKYLSEVRHVPYEKIGNLLWIPFLALGISNILGGLFSDKLIKSNFTVNKARKTIMGIAAGLTLAVPFAEYASTVEMSLAFMALYMFAHGCWITNYITSISDVFGQSATSTVVGLSGTAGALSSLILNPLIGSIIQHYSYQPMWIVSGLLYPLAFILFILFIPKIKPLFSEKKDILQPETA; encoded by the coding sequence ATGAAAAAATACTCTATCCGCTGGTTTGTTGTTTTCATGGTATTTCTGGCTACGGGCCTGAGCTTTCTGGACCGTCAGGTACTATCGATTGCAATTATAAAAATACAGAAAGAGTTTCATTTCAGCGATGTGCAGTATGGCTGGGTCAATACCAGTTTCCTGCTTAGTTATGCATTAATGTTTACACTGGGCGGCTGGCTGATTGACAAAGCCGGAGCAAAAAAAGGACTGGCACTTGCCGTCGGGATGTGGTCTGTTGCCAATGCTTTTCACGGTTTGATGACAAATCTTCCGCAGCTTCTTACCTTCCGTTTTTTTCTGGGCATGGGTGAAGGGGCCTGTTTTCCGGGAGCAGCAAAAACAGTATTTGACTGGTTTGATAAAAAAGAAAGAGGTTTGGCAAATGGCATTGCGATAGGAGGATCAGCGATTGGAGCCGTCATCGCGCCTCCGCTTACCATCTGGATATCAAATATTTATGGATGGAGAGCAGGGTTTGTGATTCCCGGCCTGGCAGGCATGGCCTGGGTACTCATCTGGCTTTTAATTCCCTGGAAAAAAGTAATTTCTGCGGAGCCAGGAAATGCAACACCGAACGGCCCCTCATTTCTTGCACTCCTATCCTTCCGGCAGACCTGGGTTTTTATTATGATCCGTTTTCTTCTTGATCCCGTTATGTATTTTATGATGTTCTGGATCCCCAAATATTTGAGCGAAGTTCGCCATGTGCCTTACGAGAAAATCGGAAATCTGCTATGGATACCATTTCTGGCTCTTGGCATATCCAATATTTTAGGAGGTTTGTTTTCTGACAAACTGATCAAATCAAATTTTACGGTTAACAAAGCAAGAAAAACCATTATGGGTATTGCGGCAGGCTTAACATTGGCAGTTCCCTTTGCTGAATATGCCTCCACAGTGGAGATGTCTCTGGCATTTATGGCCCTTTATATGTTTGCCCATGGGTGCTGGATCACCAACTATATAACCAGCATCTCCGACGTTTTCGGTCAGAGCGCTACGTCCACCGTCGTAGGACTTTCCGGGACAGCCGGCGCTTTATCCAGCCTGATACTTAATCCGTTGATCGGAAGCATCATTCAACATTATTCTTACCAACCTATGTGGATAGTATCAGGGTTATTATATCCACTGGCTTTTATACTTTTCATTTTGTTCATCCCAAAAATAAAGCCTTTGTTCAGCGAAAAGAAAGATATTTTACAACCCGAAACGGCTTGA
- a CDS encoding STAS domain-containing protein — protein sequence MEQNIIDGLKSKKDQILKQWLEDQSSASEYSNNFNTHEELESQSSELVDILLNSINENNLKDYSSSDLEPLTDYVSSLTISRARQGFSPRETATYIFTLKDALLKALNDLISNDPSQLYQLTILISKFVDNIGILSFETFITGREDVISQQSDEMAELSTPVIRVWNGILAMPIIGTLDSARTQVVMENLLQGIVDTGSSIAILDISGVPAVDSLVAQHLIKTVNATRLMGAECIISGIRPEIAQTVVHLGIDLSQMITKATLESALKYAFNTLQLEVKRVEKKSN from the coding sequence ATGGAGCAAAATATTATTGATGGCCTAAAATCTAAGAAGGACCAGATTTTAAAACAATGGCTTGAAGACCAGTCAAGTGCATCGGAGTATTCAAACAATTTCAATACACATGAAGAGCTGGAAAGCCAGTCTTCTGAGCTCGTTGACATTCTGTTAAATTCTATCAATGAAAATAATCTTAAAGATTATTCATCAAGCGATCTTGAACCTTTGACAGATTATGTATCAAGTTTAACCATTTCAAGGGCCAGACAAGGATTTTCTCCACGTGAGACGGCAACCTATATCTTTACCTTAAAGGATGCGTTGCTGAAAGCGCTGAATGACTTGATCTCAAACGATCCTTCCCAGCTTTATCAGCTTACGATCCTTATCAGCAAATTTGTTGATAATATCGGTATTCTAAGTTTTGAAACCTTTATTACCGGCAGAGAAGATGTTATTTCTCAGCAGTCCGATGAGATGGCAGAACTTTCAACACCGGTGATCCGTGTTTGGAATGGTATTTTGGCCATGCCAATCATTGGCACGCTTGATAGTGCACGCACACAGGTTGTAATGGAGAATCTTCTTCAGGGCATTGTTGATACCGGCAGCAGTATTGCCATTCTGGATATATCCGGTGTTCCCGCAGTCGATTCACTTGTTGCACAGCATTTGATCAAAACAGTCAATGCAACCCGTCTAATGGGTGCTGAGTGCATTATTAGTGGTATCAGACCTGAGATTGCACAGACTGTGGTGCATTTAGGAATTGATCTTTCTCAAATGATTACAAAGGCAACTTTGGAAAGCGCACTGAAATATGCGTTTAATACACTTCAGTTGGAGGTTAAGCGTGTTGAAAAAAAATCTAATTGA
- a CDS encoding SusC/RagA family TonB-linked outer membrane protein produces MNQILLQVRPPWITGIMFLILLCVQNLQAQTGQKITITGKITGETDQTALIGATIAEKGTVNGTSSDAEGNYKLSVSKGNSIIVSFIGYIPQEIKIDNRSVIDIVLKADQQQLQDVVVVGYGTQKKSTLTGAVATVKSEDIIKAPTGNVTNSLTGRMPGVFVVQRSGKPGDNQADLFIRGRATTGDSSPLIIVDGAERQSFGDIDPNEIENISVLKDASATALFGIKGGNGVILITTKVGKEGKPRISYTGNVAMQEYTALPKTLNAFTSASLLNEANKNVGKPAAFTDAELQKFQDHSDPYKYPDFNWFDYIMRKHYPQTQHNLNVSGGTKIAKYFISVGYLLENGILKKFDNPYGYSTTNKYDRYNFRSNVDLNLSKDLTVSVKLGGRMEERYSPAAAAFYANAEIEYLLSRINGIPAYAYVPTLPDGRFMENPNAGVNLTNPLGWISRSGYFIQQTNSIESTLALNYDLHKILKGLSFKTQYAYDAYFIANRRQAGTFTSYYINKQTDEIVKGNSSFSDADTPLGPVTATYDGAISYNLQSSLNFNRSFGHHAVTALGLFQRQARRVIGAQPAYASQGIVGRVTYSYKDRYFAEFNGAYNGSENFASGKRFGFFPAVSAGWTVSKESFMENISWLSYLKIRGSYGRIGFDKIGGNRFLYLDEYTRNSAAYVGASNLALTAKPNTAAQFGLPTAINTYPVITHSRIGNPDITWETSTKRNIGFESSFFNDMFSLNVDLFDEKRTNILLNRQSGLTTYGEAYPSVNFGEVHNHGYEVELRHQRRVGNWKYGFNAQVSFARNKIINLDEPVGRPAYQKSAGYQIGQYRGYVTDGFYQSQDDINAYLPNLLGKPIPGDLKYKDINKDGVISTDDITPIGYSNVPEYAYSFEPNISYHGISLSVMFQGVAHVSSDIQFDQRNLSSNQMYENMLGRWTPENAKNATWPSLQPAVGGNFMSYATNDFLLTNAKYLKIRNAQLAYQIPGRIVKKVGLNGIRVFLSGQNLVTWTKVLYRDPENFQRRAPQAAYNVYPTSRIYNLGINLDF; encoded by the coding sequence ATGAACCAAATTTTACTCCAAGTGCGGCCGCCCTGGATTACAGGAATTATGTTCCTGATCCTGCTGTGCGTCCAGAATCTGCAAGCCCAAACGGGTCAAAAAATCACGATTACCGGAAAAATTACGGGAGAAACCGACCAGACTGCACTTATTGGTGCAACCATTGCGGAAAAAGGTACAGTTAATGGTACTTCTTCTGATGCTGAGGGGAATTACAAACTTTCAGTTTCCAAGGGCAACAGTATTATTGTAAGTTTTATCGGATACATACCGCAGGAAATCAAAATTGATAACCGTTCGGTGATTGATATTGTTTTGAAAGCGGACCAGCAGCAACTGCAAGATGTAGTGGTTGTCGGTTATGGAACCCAGAAAAAATCTACACTGACGGGCGCGGTTGCCACGGTAAAATCCGAAGATATCATCAAAGCACCTACAGGTAACGTCACCAACAGTTTAACAGGCCGCATGCCCGGTGTTTTTGTGGTACAAAGAAGCGGAAAACCAGGCGATAATCAGGCGGATCTTTTTATCCGGGGCCGCGCCACAACGGGCGATAGTTCGCCCCTTATTATCGTGGATGGTGCTGAAAGACAATCTTTTGGAGATATTGATCCGAATGAGATTGAGAATATTTCGGTATTAAAAGATGCTTCCGCTACCGCTTTATTCGGTATTAAAGGAGGAAACGGTGTTATTCTGATTACAACGAAGGTCGGCAAGGAAGGAAAACCCAGAATTAGCTACACAGGAAACGTGGCCATGCAGGAATATACCGCGTTACCCAAAACTTTAAATGCATTTACCAGCGCCAGCCTTCTGAATGAAGCCAATAAAAATGTTGGTAAACCTGCCGCTTTCACTGATGCCGAACTGCAAAAATTTCAGGATCATTCAGATCCTTACAAGTATCCTGATTTTAATTGGTTCGATTATATCATGCGGAAACATTATCCGCAAACCCAGCATAATCTGAATGTTTCGGGCGGAACAAAAATCGCAAAATATTTTATTTCGGTGGGTTACCTTTTGGAGAATGGAATTTTGAAAAAGTTCGATAATCCTTATGGTTACTCCACAACCAACAAATATGATCGTTACAATTTCCGTTCAAATGTTGACTTGAATTTAAGCAAAGACCTTACCGTTTCTGTCAAACTCGGCGGCAGAATGGAGGAACGTTATTCCCCTGCTGCTGCGGCCTTCTATGCAAATGCGGAAATTGAATATCTTCTTTCCCGAATTAACGGGATACCTGCCTATGCTTATGTGCCCACACTTCCGGACGGCAGATTTATGGAAAACCCGAATGCAGGTGTAAATCTGACGAATCCACTGGGCTGGATCAGTCGGTCAGGCTATTTTATACAGCAAACGAATTCAATTGAAAGTACCCTGGCGCTTAACTATGACCTGCATAAAATTTTGAAAGGTTTATCATTCAAAACGCAGTACGCGTACGATGCCTATTTCATTGCGAACCGAAGACAGGCGGGAACTTTCACTTCGTATTATATCAACAAACAGACCGATGAAATCGTAAAAGGAAACAGCTCTTTTAGTGACGCAGATACGCCGTTAGGCCCCGTGACAGCCACTTATGATGGGGCCATCAGCTATAACCTGCAAAGCAGTTTGAATTTTAACCGGAGTTTTGGACATCATGCTGTTACAGCGCTGGGACTTTTTCAGCGCCAGGCCCGCCGGGTAATCGGCGCCCAGCCGGCCTATGCTTCACAGGGTATTGTTGGAAGGGTCACTTACAGCTATAAAGACCGCTATTTTGCAGAATTTAATGGTGCCTATAATGGTTCAGAAAACTTCGCTTCCGGCAAAAGATTCGGATTTTTCCCGGCAGTTTCTGCGGGATGGACTGTGAGCAAGGAATCTTTTATGGAAAACATCAGCTGGCTAAGTTATCTGAAAATCCGGGGATCATATGGTAGAATTGGTTTTGATAAAATTGGCGGAAACCGCTTTTTGTATCTTGATGAATATACACGAAACTCAGCCGCTTACGTTGGTGCATCCAATCTGGCGCTTACGGCAAAACCAAATACGGCCGCACAGTTCGGACTTCCGACTGCCATCAATACTTATCCTGTCATCACACACTCACGAATTGGGAACCCGGATATAACCTGGGAAACTTCCACCAAAAGGAACATTGGTTTTGAAAGCAGTTTTTTCAATGATATGTTTTCTTTGAACGTGGATCTGTTTGATGAAAAGCGGACCAATATTTTATTGAACCGTCAGTCCGGGCTCACCACTTACGGAGAAGCTTATCCAAGCGTAAATTTTGGAGAAGTACATAACCACGGTTACGAAGTGGAACTCCGTCACCAGCGTCGGGTTGGAAACTGGAAGTATGGTTTTAATGCCCAGGTGAGTTTTGCCCGAAATAAAATCATTAATCTGGACGAGCCCGTTGGCAGGCCTGCCTACCAAAAGTCGGCCGGTTACCAGATCGGTCAGTACCGGGGTTATGTGACAGATGGCTTTTACCAGTCGCAGGATGATATTAATGCCTATCTTCCAAATCTTCTGGGGAAACCGATTCCGGGTGATCTTAAATATAAGGATATCAATAAGGACGGTGTCATTTCCACGGATGATATCACCCCGATCGGTTATTCAAATGTGCCGGAATATGCATACAGTTTTGAGCCCAATATCAGCTACCACGGAATCTCACTTTCAGTTATGTTTCAGGGTGTTGCGCACGTAAGTTCTGATATTCAGTTTGATCAGAGAAACCTCAGCAGCAACCAGATGTATGAAAATATGCTGGGCCGCTGGACGCCTGAAAACGCAAAAAATGCAACCTGGCCTTCTTTACAGCCGGCAGTCGGAGGGAATTTTATGAGTTATGCAACCAACGATTTTCTTTTAACAAACGCGAAGTATCTGAAAATCAGAAATGCCCAGCTGGCTTACCAGATTCCTGGCCGCATTGTTAAAAAAGTCGGATTGAATGGAATCCGTGTTTTTCTTTCCGGACAAAACCTGGTAACCTGGACAAAAGTACTATACCGCGATCCTGAAAATTTTCAGCGCCGGGCACCGCAGGCCGCCTACAATGTTTACCCGACTTCCCGAATTTACAATCTTGGCATTAACCTAGATTTCTGA
- a CDS encoding STAS domain-containing protein produces MGEFLLVTIQVDLYDRLALTLEEDLIQMVYKNASKGVLIDISALSIVDSFMGRIIGNIAGMSSIMDAETVVVGMQPAVAITLIELGLPLAGVHTALNVERGMALLESRMSARPDDTSDGDDD; encoded by the coding sequence ATGGGGGAGTTTCTGCTTGTCACCATTCAAGTTGATTTATATGACCGCCTTGCATTAACACTCGAAGAAGATCTCATTCAAATGGTTTATAAAAACGCATCAAAAGGCGTTTTAATTGATATTTCTGCATTATCGATTGTTGATTCATTTATGGGTCGGATCATTGGAAATATAGCCGGAATGTCAAGCATTATGGATGCCGAAACTGTTGTCGTGGGCATGCAGCCTGCTGTTGCTATCACACTTATAGAACTTGGTCTTCCGTTGGCCGGAGTTCATACTGCCTTAAATGTAGAAAGAGGGATGGCATTGCTTGAATCACGGATGTCTGCACGTCCAGATGATACTTCGGACGGCGATGATGATTAA
- a CDS encoding SDR family oxidoreductase has translation MQKTIFITGASTGLGKAAAKLFQSKGWNVIATMRSPEKETELNQLENITILPLDVTNLQQIQSTFEKAISLHTIDVVFNNAGYGLMGAMEAFDDEQILKQINTNLLGVIRVTHAFIPYFREKKSGMFISTTSMGGFLGFPLHSIYHATKFGIEGWSESMSFELGIHNIGIKTVAPGGIATDFLYRSLDRNLHPAYKNLEDKLFALTDSMMEAAATAEKIAEVVYEAATDGKDQIRYIAGEDAKAMYARRLELGSEMSRKEIRKQILG, from the coding sequence ATGCAAAAAACGATTTTTATAACAGGGGCGTCGACAGGTTTGGGAAAAGCTGCTGCCAAATTATTTCAGAGTAAAGGCTGGAACGTAATTGCTACCATGCGAAGTCCTGAGAAAGAAACAGAGCTAAACCAATTGGAAAATATAACGATCCTGCCGCTTGATGTGACAAACCTTCAGCAGATTCAGAGCACATTTGAAAAAGCGATTTCCTTACATACCATTGACGTGGTTTTTAACAATGCAGGCTACGGGTTAATGGGAGCCATGGAAGCATTTGATGACGAACAGATTTTAAAACAGATCAATACCAATCTTTTGGGTGTCATCCGGGTTACCCATGCTTTCATTCCTTATTTCAGAGAAAAGAAAAGCGGGATGTTTATCAGCACCACTTCGATGGGTGGATTTTTGGGTTTTCCGTTACATTCCATTTATCATGCTACAAAATTTGGCATTGAGGGCTGGTCGGAAAGTATGTCATTTGAACTGGGTATTCATAATATTGGGATAAAAACCGTTGCTCCGGGTGGTATTGCCACTGATTTTTTATACAGGTCCCTTGATCGGAATCTTCACCCGGCCTATAAGAATCTGGAGGATAAGTTATTTGCGCTTACCGATAGCATGATGGAGGCCGCAGCAACTGCGGAAAAGATTGCAGAGGTTGTTTACGAGGCAGCTACCGATGGTAAAGACCAGATTCGTTATATTGCAGGAGAAGATGCGAAAGCAATGTATGCAAGACGTTTAGAGCTTGGAAGCGAAATGTCCAGAAAAGAAATCAGAAAGCAGATACTGGGATAA
- a CDS encoding ATP-binding SpoIIE family protein phosphatase has protein sequence MDNYKQQVYNLADRSYLNILKKDILRIGQAMGLAAKRLAELDLVVSEIATNLLKHAGGGEIIVRALIEPNSRGVEILSIDKGPGMADPAKMMEDGVSTTKTLGHGLGSIKRLSDQFQLYSVKGWGTILLSRVFAEPAPVFPVSKIGIYPIILNKPGESVCGDAYAFKANPYFVKVILADGLGHGPLAHLASEKACEVFRKSTFNNPSDIINDIHRQVKDTRGLVATVAVYDVVNKIWKICGVGNISTRLCNAITSRTHVPYNGILGLNISSRIESQTILNESGSYMVFCSDGISSRWETGKHTSVFKYDLSILAAVIYKEYARHSDDMSIVVVKVS, from the coding sequence ATGGATAATTATAAACAGCAGGTTTATAACCTTGCGGATCGTAGTTATCTTAATATTCTGAAAAAAGATATTCTTAGAATCGGGCAAGCCATGGGCCTTGCTGCCAAAAGGCTGGCCGAACTGGATCTAGTGGTATCGGAAATAGCAACCAATCTTTTAAAACATGCAGGTGGCGGTGAGATCATCGTCAGGGCTTTAATCGAGCCTAATAGCCGGGGTGTTGAAATTTTGAGTATTGACAAAGGTCCGGGTATGGCAGATCCGGCCAAAATGATGGAAGACGGCGTGTCGACAACCAAAACACTTGGACATGGACTTGGCTCTATAAAAAGGTTGTCGGATCAATTTCAGTTGTACTCGGTGAAAGGCTGGGGGACAATTCTTCTGTCCAGGGTTTTTGCTGAACCTGCGCCGGTTTTTCCTGTGTCAAAAATCGGTATTTACCCGATCATACTTAATAAACCAGGTGAGTCGGTTTGTGGAGATGCTTATGCTTTTAAGGCAAATCCTTATTTTGTCAAGGTGATTCTTGCCGATGGTTTAGGCCATGGTCCGCTGGCTCATTTGGCTTCTGAAAAAGCATGCGAAGTTTTCAGAAAATCTACTTTTAACAATCCAAGTGATATCATAAACGATATTCACCGGCAGGTTAAAGATACAAGAGGGCTGGTCGCGACAGTGGCTGTTTATGATGTTGTGAATAAGATCTGGAAAATCTGTGGTGTAGGTAATATTTCAACACGGCTTTGCAATGCGATAACGTCCCGAACGCATGTTCCTTATAATGGAATTCTGGGTTTGAATATTTCTTCCCGTATTGAATCGCAAACAATCTTGAATGAATCAGGCAGTTACATGGTTTTCTGTTCCGACGGTATATCATCGCGGTGGGAGACAGGAAAACACACTTCGGTATTCAAATATGATTTGTCGATTCTTGCCGCAGTAATCTATAAAGAGTACGCCAGGCATTCAGATGATATGTCCATTGTAGTTGTAAAAGTGAGCTAG
- a CDS encoding helix-turn-helix domain-containing protein, protein MNIINSISEFHRLAGLSQPLHPLVSVARVADMRFTNSEAWQHFSLNFYCVSLKRDVTGKVKYGQQYYDFDKGVMTFIAPKQVQMLSTTHEEMLGPESSAGYALLFHPDFLYKHALATTIKNYGFFSYAVNEALHLSEKEEKNMIEIFEKISAEYQHIDRHTQDIILSQIDLLLNYSNRFYERQFITRKAVNHDVLTRMETLLNEYFDKEKSLEKGLPTVESLAYELHLTPHYLSDLLRSLTGQSAQQHIQEKLIEKAKQYLSVTNLSVAEIAYHLGFEHPQSFNKLFKKKTNISPLEFRQTFN, encoded by the coding sequence ATGAATATCATCAATTCCATTTCCGAATTTCATCGCCTGGCGGGTTTATCTCAGCCCTTACATCCGCTTGTAAGCGTGGCCCGGGTTGCCGACATGCGTTTTACAAACAGCGAAGCCTGGCAACACTTTTCTTTAAATTTCTACTGTGTATCGCTGAAAAGAGATGTTACAGGAAAAGTAAAATACGGTCAGCAGTATTATGATTTTGACAAAGGGGTGATGACTTTTATTGCTCCAAAACAGGTCCAGATGCTCAGTACCACACACGAAGAAATGCTCGGACCGGAATCGTCAGCAGGTTATGCGCTGCTTTTTCACCCTGATTTTCTGTATAAACATGCACTGGCCACGACAATAAAAAATTATGGTTTTTTCTCCTACGCGGTTAATGAAGCGCTGCATCTTTCCGAAAAGGAAGAAAAAAACATGATTGAAATCTTTGAAAAAATAAGTGCGGAATATCAGCACATTGATCGACACACACAAGACATTATTCTTTCACAGATAGATCTGTTACTAAATTACAGCAACCGGTTTTATGAAAGACAGTTTATAACACGCAAAGCCGTAAATCATGATGTGCTCACCAGAATGGAGACACTTTTAAATGAATATTTTGATAAGGAAAAAAGCCTGGAAAAGGGACTTCCCACGGTTGAATCGCTGGCTTATGAACTACATTTGACACCACATTATTTAAGTGATCTGCTGCGTTCACTAACCGGCCAGAGCGCTCAGCAGCACATTCAGGAAAAATTGATAGAAAAAGCAAAACAGTATCTTTCTGTTACCAATCTTTCTGTGGCTGAAATTGCTTATCATCTGGGCTTTGAGCATCCTCAATCATTCAATAAACTCTTTAAAAAGAAAACAAATATTTCCCCGCTGGAATTTCGGCAAACATTCAACTGA